The following coding sequences are from one Corallococcus caeni window:
- a CDS encoding metallophosphoesterase: MRTLFIGDVHGCSAELDALLKACDWSPGDRVVLVGDLVAKGPDSAGVVRRAREHGFQAVKGNHDAHVLRWHGGHAAKGKKLKPEHRQVLDTLSAADWAYMATLPSYLHFPDLNALAVHAGLVPGVPLTEQKEEFLFNLRSIAADGTPSKRLEAGEPWGSLWKGPELVIFGHDAMRGLQKHPFAVGLDSGCVYGGKLTAYVLPEGRFYSVPAARAYMAL; the protein is encoded by the coding sequence ATGCGAACGCTCTTCATCGGAGATGTGCACGGCTGTTCCGCCGAGCTGGACGCGCTCCTGAAGGCGTGTGACTGGAGCCCCGGCGACCGGGTGGTGCTGGTGGGCGACCTGGTGGCGAAGGGACCGGACTCCGCGGGCGTGGTGCGGCGGGCGCGCGAGCACGGCTTCCAGGCGGTGAAGGGCAACCACGACGCGCACGTGCTGCGCTGGCACGGCGGGCACGCGGCGAAGGGCAAGAAGCTCAAGCCGGAGCACCGGCAGGTGCTGGACACGCTGTCGGCCGCGGACTGGGCCTACATGGCGACGCTGCCCTCGTATCTGCACTTCCCGGACCTGAACGCGCTGGCGGTGCACGCCGGGCTGGTGCCGGGGGTGCCGCTGACGGAGCAGAAGGAGGAGTTCCTCTTCAACCTGCGCAGCATCGCGGCGGACGGGACGCCGTCGAAGCGGCTGGAAGCCGGCGAGCCCTGGGGCAGCCTGTGGAAGGGCCCGGAGCTGGTCATCTTCGGCCACGACGCCATGCGCGGCCTGCAGAAGCACCCGTTCGCGGTGGGGCTGGACTCCGGCTGCGTCTACGGCGGCAAGCTCACCGCGTACGTGCTGCCGGAGGGCCGGTTCTACTCCGTGCCGGCGGCCCGCGCGTACATGGCGCTGTAG
- a CDS encoding serine hydrolase has protein sequence MPQAVPRFVPVWFLGCTAVALLTAADVPKAPPPPVTQWTARPEESARIARVEAGLAPLELPGERPRALSVQRWMELYRIPGLSLAVYDNHALVWSKTYGVTQAGGREPVTLETLFQAASVSKPVTAMAALRAVEQGRVSLDANVNDALKSWKVPDNDFTREQKVTLRRLLSHGAGLTVHGFPGYGAGEPLPTLQQVLDGVKPANTEAVRVDRVPGTENRYSGGGYVVVQRLLMDLAKKPFPQLMKEAVLDPVGMKHSTFAQPLPPALAARTAAGTRANGEAVEGRWKVYPELAPAGLWTTPSDLALLQLEVAKAKAGKSKRVLSQAMAQQMLTKQSGPYGLGYMLGDAPDRFEHGGWNDGFTATVMTLGDTGSGVVLMANSDNGPLLFERLIASIGAEYGWKPLPDHLKSPETTADLLSRVKGADAVIAWARKAKCESGLPPQVLNQVGYGLMMSGKVEDGLRVFEANAVLFPDDAEAQDGLGMAYLHAGRNAAALAVFQKRLKADPKNENALRAVQTLSAKP, from the coding sequence ATGCCCCAAGCCGTCCCTCGCTTCGTCCCGGTGTGGTTCCTGGGTTGTACGGCGGTCGCACTGCTCACGGCGGCGGACGTTCCCAAGGCCCCTCCGCCGCCCGTCACGCAGTGGACCGCGCGGCCCGAGGAGTCCGCCCGCATCGCGCGGGTGGAGGCGGGCCTCGCGCCGCTGGAGCTGCCGGGGGAGAGGCCGCGGGCCCTCTCCGTGCAGCGCTGGATGGAGCTGTACCGCATCCCGGGCCTGAGCCTGGCGGTTTATGACAACCACGCGCTGGTGTGGAGCAAGACGTATGGCGTGACGCAGGCCGGGGGCAGGGAGCCCGTCACGCTGGAGACGCTGTTCCAGGCCGCGTCCGTCAGCAAGCCGGTGACGGCGATGGCCGCGCTGCGCGCCGTGGAGCAGGGCCGGGTGTCGCTCGACGCGAACGTCAACGACGCGCTGAAGTCCTGGAAGGTCCCCGACAACGACTTCACGCGCGAGCAGAAGGTGACGCTGCGCCGGCTGCTCAGCCACGGCGCGGGGCTCACCGTGCACGGCTTCCCCGGCTACGGCGCGGGCGAGCCGCTCCCCACGCTCCAGCAGGTTCTCGACGGCGTGAAGCCCGCGAACACGGAGGCCGTGCGCGTGGACAGGGTGCCCGGCACGGAGAACCGCTACAGCGGCGGCGGCTACGTCGTGGTCCAGCGACTGCTGATGGACCTGGCGAAGAAGCCCTTCCCCCAGCTCATGAAGGAAGCGGTGCTGGACCCGGTGGGGATGAAGCACAGCACGTTCGCACAGCCGCTGCCCCCGGCGCTCGCCGCGCGCACGGCCGCGGGCACGCGCGCCAATGGGGAGGCCGTGGAGGGCCGCTGGAAGGTGTACCCGGAGCTGGCGCCCGCGGGCCTGTGGACGACGCCGTCCGACCTGGCGCTGCTCCAGCTGGAGGTGGCGAAGGCGAAGGCCGGCAAGTCGAAGCGCGTGCTGTCGCAGGCGATGGCGCAGCAAATGCTCACGAAGCAGTCCGGGCCGTACGGGCTGGGCTACATGCTGGGGGACGCGCCGGACCGCTTCGAGCACGGCGGGTGGAACGACGGGTTCACCGCCACGGTGATGACGCTGGGAGACACGGGGAGCGGCGTGGTGCTGATGGCCAACTCGGACAACGGCCCGCTGCTCTTCGAGCGGCTCATCGCGAGCATCGGCGCGGAGTACGGCTGGAAGCCCCTGCCGGACCACTTGAAGTCGCCGGAGACGACGGCGGATCTGCTCTCGCGCGTGAAGGGCGCGGACGCGGTCATCGCCTGGGCGCGGAAGGCGAAGTGCGAGAGCGGCCTGCCGCCACAGGTGCTCAATCAGGTGGGCTACGGGCTGATGATGTCCGGCAAGGTGGAGGACGGCCTGAGGGTGTTCGAGGCGAACGCGGTCCTCTTCCCGGACGACGCGGAGGCGCAGGACGGCCTGGGCATGGCCTACCTGCACGCGGGCAGGAATGCCGCGGCGCTCGCCGTGTTCCAGAAGCGGCTCAAGGCGGATCCGAAGAACGAGAACGCCCTGCGGGCCGTGCAGACGCTGAGCGCGAAGCCCTGA
- a CDS encoding transcriptional regulator, which translates to MTARGKTEPAGALSVLQERLAQALEAARQSWPDIPLEGSRFAAHLARLVPADGQEEAWGRLHMADVYLARAAADGLPSALATFEQRLMPEVDTAVARLKLPPAGLDEVRQALRQRMLVGSAEAPARLAAYPGTGPLAGWVRAAALWLALDWQRQRSGQAQSEDGDLSMLVAPGDDPELAYLKQTYRAEFTASFQAALAALSARQRNFLRLKYLDGLGIDQLGALYGVHRSTAARWVVGAQEELLDGTRQRLTERLRLTRSQLDSVLRLISSQLDVSLSRLLRTKAE; encoded by the coding sequence ATGACCGCTCGAGGAAAGACGGAGCCGGCAGGCGCCCTCTCCGTCCTCCAGGAGCGGCTGGCCCAGGCCCTGGAAGCGGCCCGGCAGTCCTGGCCGGACATCCCGCTGGAGGGCTCGCGCTTCGCGGCGCACCTGGCGCGGCTGGTGCCCGCGGACGGCCAGGAGGAGGCCTGGGGCAGGCTGCACATGGCGGACGTGTACCTGGCGCGGGCGGCGGCGGACGGGCTGCCCTCCGCGCTGGCCACGTTCGAGCAGCGCCTCATGCCGGAGGTGGACACGGCGGTGGCGCGGCTGAAGCTGCCCCCGGCCGGACTGGACGAGGTCCGCCAGGCGCTGCGGCAGCGGATGCTGGTGGGCAGCGCGGAGGCCCCGGCGCGGCTGGCGGCGTACCCGGGCACGGGGCCGCTCGCGGGCTGGGTGCGCGCGGCGGCGCTGTGGCTGGCGCTGGACTGGCAGCGCCAGCGCTCGGGGCAGGCGCAGTCGGAGGACGGCGACCTGTCCATGCTGGTGGCGCCGGGGGACGACCCGGAGCTGGCGTACCTGAAGCAGACGTACCGCGCGGAGTTCACCGCGTCCTTCCAGGCGGCGCTGGCGGCCCTCTCCGCCCGGCAGCGCAACTTCCTTCGGCTGAAGTACCTGGACGGGCTGGGCATCGACCAGCTGGGGGCGCTCTACGGCGTGCACCGCTCCACGGCGGCGCGGTGGGTGGTGGGCGCGCAGGAGGAGCTGCTGGACGGCACGCGGCAGCGGCTGACGGAGCGGCTGCGGCTGACGCGCTCGCAGCTGGACAGCGTGCTGCGGCTCATCTCCAGCCAGCTGGACGTGAGCCTCAGCCGGCTGTTGCGCACGAAGGCCGAGTAG
- the alr gene encoding alanine racemase — MDEVGGGLGGGLGAGPGDAVYSSWLEVSASHLRHNVAAFRALESSGPTPRALGAVLKGNAYGHGLAQVLPLVHAGVDVLYFIAPQDALTVRAHEAAHGLPARQVVVLGAVAPEEAVVLAQQGIDVVVADRSWADAVPSLRAAKLTRPLRVHVHIDTGLGREGFTLDQLPRETAFLADAPDVFEPVGVLSHFANTEDVTEQGYALAQLDAFETALGHLAAQLKPAKPLQRHIAASAAALVLPRARYEAARVGISLYGLWPSPETRLSARLVLGELPVLKPVLSWRCKSQVVKWLPAGAYVGYGCTYRCPEPTRIAVLPVGYYDGYPRLASGKAHVLVNGRRCAVLGRVMMNHLMVDVTRASSDERPVTATLLGRDGEESVSAESLAGWAQTIHYELVTRLGAHLRRVVVE, encoded by the coding sequence GTGGATGAAGTCGGTGGTGGGCTCGGTGGTGGGCTCGGAGCCGGGCCCGGTGACGCGGTGTACTCCTCGTGGTTGGAGGTGAGCGCGTCCCACTTGAGGCACAACGTGGCGGCGTTCCGCGCGCTGGAGTCCTCCGGTCCCACGCCCCGGGCGCTGGGCGCGGTGCTCAAGGGCAACGCCTACGGCCACGGGCTTGCGCAGGTGCTGCCGCTGGTGCACGCGGGCGTGGACGTCCTCTACTTCATCGCCCCGCAGGACGCGCTCACGGTGCGCGCGCACGAGGCCGCGCATGGCCTGCCCGCGCGGCAGGTGGTGGTGCTGGGCGCGGTGGCCCCGGAAGAGGCCGTCGTGCTGGCGCAGCAGGGCATCGACGTGGTGGTGGCGGACCGCTCCTGGGCGGACGCGGTGCCTTCCCTGCGCGCGGCGAAGCTGACGCGCCCCCTGCGCGTGCACGTGCACATCGACACGGGGCTGGGCCGCGAGGGCTTCACGTTGGATCAGCTCCCGCGGGAGACGGCATTCCTCGCGGACGCGCCGGACGTGTTCGAGCCGGTGGGCGTGCTCAGCCACTTCGCCAACACGGAGGACGTGACGGAGCAGGGGTACGCGCTGGCGCAGTTGGACGCGTTCGAGACGGCGCTGGGGCACCTGGCCGCGCAGCTGAAGCCCGCGAAGCCGTTGCAGCGGCACATCGCCGCGAGCGCCGCGGCGCTGGTGCTGCCCCGGGCGCGCTACGAGGCGGCGCGGGTGGGCATCTCGCTGTACGGCCTGTGGCCTTCACCGGAGACGCGGCTGTCGGCGCGGCTGGTGCTGGGCGAGCTGCCGGTGCTCAAGCCGGTGCTGTCATGGCGGTGCAAAAGCCAGGTGGTGAAGTGGCTGCCGGCGGGTGCCTACGTGGGCTACGGCTGCACCTACCGCTGCCCGGAGCCCACGCGCATCGCGGTGCTGCCGGTGGGCTACTACGACGGCTATCCGCGCCTCGCGTCCGGCAAGGCGCACGTGCTGGTGAACGGGCGGCGGTGCGCGGTGCTGGGCCGCGTGATGATGAACCACCTGATGGTGGACGTGACGCGCGCCTCGTCCGACGAGCGTCCGGTGACGGCCACGCTGCTGGGCCGCGATGGCGAGGAGTCCGTGTCCGCCGAGTCCCTGGCCGGCTGGGCGCAGACCATCCACTACGAACTGGTGACGCGCCTGGGCGCGCACCTGCGCCGCGTCGTCGTGGAGTAA